The genomic stretch GGCCGCCCGGGTCTTTGGAAACCCGTCGGGCACCAGGACCCGGCCGTTGACCCAGAGACAGTTGGCGGCGTAGCGCTCATCGTCGGCAACCGGCAGCAGGTCGAAACGCCGGAACTGCGGTTCGCTCAAGAATTCGCCGCTGGCCGCCAAAAGGTTCCTCCCCAGGTAGGAGACCCCCGTTTTCAGATGCAGCACGTCCCTTAGCGGTACCATGCTGCCCGTCATGCCGTGGCGCCCCAAGATCGCGATCAGCTGGTGCGCCCCTTCCCGATTGGTTCTTCCCGAAAGGCCGATATAGGCATGCCTGCCCACCAGCATGACGTCGCCGCCATCCAGGGTCCCTGGCGCCTGGATGCGCTCCAGCGCGGGATAGAACCGGCCGACGGCCGCTTCCATCGCCTTGGTTTCCCCGCGGCGCGACGGGGCCCCGGGGCGGGTGATGACGGCGCAGCGCGGGGTGAGCAGGGCGGTGTCCTCCACGAAGGACGCGTCCGGGAAATTTTCGTCGGCCGGCAGCACCGTGACCGTCAGGCCGCAGTCCTCCAACGCCTGGACGTACTGGCGGTGCTGGCGCAGCGCGGTGGGGTAATCCGGCGCGCCCAGATCGGTGCTGGTCAAACCGTGGATCATGCTGGCGGACGGGGTGCGAACGATGGCTCGGCTGAACATGGCGGCTCCTGGCAGGAAATGGGTTGGCCTATGGCGTGGGGCTTGCCGGCGGCTGTGGCGCCCCCCAGCCCAGCGGAAATCGGGCCTGGGGGTATAGGCCCAGAACACGCTCGGGAAAGTCGGTGAAGATGCCGTCCACCCCCAGCTGCGCCATTTTGCGGATGTCCTCCGGGTGGTCCACCGTGAACACAAACACCTGCAGGCCGCGGGCGTGGGCGTCCGCCACGAAGCGCCGGTCGATGAACTCCAGTGAGAGGTGGACCGAGTAGGCCCCCAGGGCGGCGGCAAAGGCCGCGTCGTCCACCGGCAGGCCGACGATCAGCGCCCCGATCCTGATGGTGGGGTCCAGCCGGCGGACCTCGGCCAGTTGGCGGTGGTCGAAGGAGGATACCAGGATCAACTCATCCGGCCAGCCTCGGCGGCGCAGCTCGCCGAGCAGCCCGACCACCGGCCGGGCGGTGGCCGGGCCCTTGATTTCGATGTTGACCCCCGCCCGGCGGTCGACGGTCTCGAAA from Desulfobacteraceae bacterium encodes the following:
- a CDS encoding N(G),N(G)-dimethylarginine dimethylaminohydrolase, producing MFSRAIVRTPSASMIHGLTSTDLGAPDYPTALRQHRQYVQALEDCGLTVTVLPADENFPDASFVEDTALLTPRCAVITRPGAPSRRGETKAMEAAVGRFYPALERIQAPGTLDGGDVMLVGRHAYIGLSGRTNREGAHQLIAILGRHGMTGSMVPLRDVLHLKTGVSYLGRNLLAASGEFLSEPQFRRFDLLPVADDERYAANCLWVNGRVLVPDGFPKTRAAIAAAGYPTVALAVSEFQKLDGGLSCLSLRF
- a CDS encoding glycerophosphodiester phosphodiesterase, which produces PKALLCIGHRGACGHAPENTLASVRKALELGAPCLEIDVYHVDHRLVVFHDDRLERTTNGTGYLLEQRFDYLHTLDAGRGERIPTLEEVFETVDRRAGVNIEIKGPATARPVVGLLGELRRRGWPDELILVSSFDHRQLAEVRRLDPTIRIGALIVGLPVDDAAFAAALGAYSVHLSLEFIDRRFVADAHARGLQVFVFTVDHPEDIRKMAQLGVDGIFTDFPERVLGLYPQARFPLGWGAPQPPASPTP